One segment of Clostridium botulinum DNA contains the following:
- a CDS encoding YwbE family protein translates to MNGTNRSDIKIGSKVLVVKKEDQRTGKLTEGIVKRILTNSSNHHRGIKVMLEDNIVGRVQKIL, encoded by the coding sequence ATGAATGGAACAAATAGAAGTGATATAAAAATAGGTTCTAAAGTATTGGTTGTTAAGAAAGAGGATCAACGTACAGGAAAGTTAACTGAGGGTATAGTTAAGAGAATTCTTACTAATTCTTCTAATCATCATAGAGGAATTAAAGTTATGCTTGAAGATAATATAGTAGGAAGAGTTCAAAAAATTCTTTAA